From Camelina sativa cultivar DH55 chromosome 7, Cs, whole genome shotgun sequence, one genomic window encodes:
- the LOC104700750 gene encoding putative cullin-like protein 2 — MMALHTKFTFEEGWSFVQKDVIKLIKILEEESEPRFDALQIFYFYTNAYKMCTHKPAYEAELYEKYCEVIEDYAIQTVLPSLREKHGEDMLRELVRRWKNHKILLHGLTWVFGYLDRYFIPRRRIPSLSEVGLTCFHDLVYREMQSTATEVVLALIHKEREGEQIDKEQVKNVLEVYAKNGMGTIERYEEDFERFMLQDTVSYYSRKASMWMKECSSSDYLLKCDLCLKREKERVTHYLYSSTEPKLVEALQEAFKIFYV; from the exons ATGATGGCACTACACACAAAATTTACATTTGAAGAAGGATGGTCCTTCGTACAAAAAGATGTTATCAAGCTGATAAAAATTCTAGAAGAAGAGTCTGAACCACGATTTGACGCTCTGCAAATTTTCTACTTTTACAC AAATGCCTACAAAATGTGCACCCATAAACCCGCTTATGAAGCAGAGCTTTATGAGAAGTATTGCGAAGTGATTGAAGATTATGCTATACAAACT GTGTTGCCATCCTTAAGGGAGAAGCATGGTGAAGATATGCTAAGAGAACTTGTTAGGAGGTGGAAGAACCATAAAATTCTGCTCCACGGGTTAACCTGGGTCTTTGGTTATCTTGACAGATACTTTATTCCTCGGAGACGCATTCCATCACTGAGTGAAGTTGGCTTGACGTGTTTTCACGACCTG GTTTATCGTGAGATGCAGTCCACGGCCACAGAAGTTGTACTAGCACTT ATTCATAAAGAACGTGAGGGAGAACAGATTGATAAGGAACAAGTGAAAAACGTATTAGAAGTCTATGCGAAGAATGGGATGGGAACTATAGAAAGATATGAAGAGGATTTTGAAAGATTCATGCTTCAAGATACTGTATCTTACTATTCTCGCAAGGCATCAATGTGGATGAAGGAGTGTTCTAGCTCTGATTATTTGCTAAAG TGTGACTTGTGTCTAAAAAGGGAGAAGGAGAGAGTCACTCACTACCTTTATTCAAGCACTGAGCCCAAACTAGTTGAG GCATTGCAGGAGGCCTTTAAGATCTTTTATGTCTAA